In Nicotiana tabacum cultivar K326 chromosome 2, ASM71507v2, whole genome shotgun sequence, the following proteins share a genomic window:
- the LOC107760873 gene encoding uncharacterized protein LOC107760873, with the protein MAQKHLHELLKEDQEPFQLKNYIADRRFQLKRETSLQTYKKPKTKIITETTSTSTSTSTLCKHACFFSFQDSPDVRKSPLNNFPSPITNCKNSPKRKVFLHIPTTTSSLLLEAAIRIQKQQNSKPKTQINKVGFGLFGSILKKLKNRSRNKKQEIKNEEEITVQVKSGYFCNNSRLSSAGWSESNEEKSMDFETSSSCRSDNEEEIEEVECENKYCSSPISPFRFSLQKCPSSGRRTPEFSSPIASPTRHKKEDKENYEAIGLANIELEDEEKEQCSPVSVLDPPFDDDGHEGEYEDEDEDEEDDDCDVECNYALVQRAQQQLLYKLRRFEKLAELDPIELEKLMLDEEEEGGEDGLEEEDDDEDSLSSYRDRDFDKFASEVTIPFDMKRLVSDLLSEEKTETNSLNNREIVFGRVCRRLDSWQYVRSDTIDMMVESDLQTEFDDWKKFQEQREETAMEVEISIFRLLVEELAEELVVLA; encoded by the exons ATGGCACAGAAGCATTTGCATGAGCTTTTGAAAGAAGATCAAGAACCATTTCAACTTAAAAATTACATAGCTGATAGACGTTTTCAGCTCAAAAGAGAAACCTCATTACAAACATACAAGAAACCAAAAACCAAAATTATCACAGAAACAACCTCAACctcaacttcaacttctacattatGTAAACATGcttgttttttctcttttcaaGATTCACCTGATGTTAGAAAATCACCTCTCAACAATTTCCCTTCACCTATAAcaaattgcaaaaatagccccaaAAGAAAAGTCTTTCTTCATATCCCTACTACAACTTCCTCTTTACTTCTTGAAGCTGCAATTAGGATCCAAAAACAACAAAATTCTaaacccaaaacacaaattaaCAAAGTGGGGTTTGgtttatttgggtcaattttgaaGAAACTCAAGAACAGGAGCAGAAACAAGAAACAGGAAATCAAGAATGAGGAGGAAATTACTGTACAAGTGAAAAGTGGTTATTTTTGTAATAATAGTAGGCTAAGTAGTGCTGGTTGGTCAGAAAGCAATGAAGAGAAATCAATGGATTTTGAGACTTCAAGTAGTTGTAGGTCtgataatgaggaggaaattgAGGAGGTTGAAtgtgaaaataaatattgttCAAGTCCTATAAGTCCTTTTAGATTTTCTCTTCAGAAATGTCCGTCCAGCGGTCGCCGGACTCCGGAGTTCTCATCGCCGATAGCATCTCCGACTCGCCACAAGAAAGAG gaCAAAGAAAATTATGAAGCAATAGGTTTGGCTAATAttgaactagaagatgaggagaAAGAACAATGCAGTCCGGTTTCTGTGTTGGATCCTCCGTTTGATGATGATGGACATGAAGGCGAATATGAGGACGAGGACGAGGACGAGGAAGACGATGATTGTGATGTTGAATGCAACTATGCACTTGTACAAA GAGCGCAGCAGCAACTTCTCTATAAGCTTCGTAGGTTCGAGAAACTAGCGGAGTTAGATCCTATTGAACTCGAGAAACTAATGctcgacgaagaagaagaaggaggtgAAGACGGTCTTGAAGAGGAAGACGATGATGAAGATTCGTTATCATCATACAGAGACAGGGATTTCGATAAGTTTGCAAGTGAAGTGACAATCCCTTTTGACATGAAAAGGCTAGTGTCCGACCTGCTTTCCGAGGAGAAAACTGAAACTAACAGCTTGAACAATAGGGAAATCGTCTTCGGAAGAGTATGCAGGAGGTTAGATTCATGGCAATATGTGAGATCAGACACCATTGATATGATGGTTGAATCCGATTTGCAAACCGAGTTTGATGACTGGAAAAAGTttcaagaacaaagggaagaaaCAGCAATGGAAGTTGAGATCTCAATCTTTAGATTATTAGTAGAAGAATTAGCAGAGGAGTTAGTAGTTTTGGCCTAA